One region of Thiomonas intermedia genomic DNA includes:
- the pilB gene encoding type IV-A pilus assembly ATPase PilB, whose product MSATSIAASASPPSKALPGLAHALVQAELLPRTLVEQIHQRSQETRSSFIATLIGSGSMNAPDLAHWVSKTFSLPLLDLDAYDPTRLATGAIDSKIIQSYKVLPLLKRGNRLVVATADPADHEAEDKIKFQSQAQIELVVVEYDKLTRIIEQAGQSANSQISALVGEDFDLGDLSDGSEAPEAKEQANEVDDAPVVRFLQKMLIDAINMRASDLHFEPFEHFYRIRFRVDGELREIAQPPASIKEKLASRIKVISKLDIAERRVPQDGRMKLRISPEKSIDFRVSTLPTLYGEKIVMRILDSSAAKLGIDALGYEPEEREKLLRAIRRPYGMILVTGPTGSGKTVSLYTCLNLLNQPGVNIATAEDPAEINLPGVNQVNVNEKAGLTFANALRAFLRQDPDIIMVGEIRDLETADISIKAAQTGHLVLSTVHTNDAPTTLTRLMNMGVPAFNIASSVILITAQRLARKLCNQCKTPVDLPAETLLEAGFQEEDLDGSWKPYKAGKCNACGGSGYKGRVGIYQVMPISEEIQRIILNHGTAMDIAEQARKEGVRSLRESGLIKVKQGVTSLEEIIAVSNE is encoded by the coding sequence CTGGTTGAGCAGATCCATCAGCGCAGTCAGGAAACGCGCAGCAGCTTCATCGCCACGCTCATTGGCAGTGGCTCCATGAATGCGCCCGATCTGGCGCATTGGGTGAGCAAGACCTTTTCCTTGCCGCTTCTCGACCTGGACGCCTATGACCCGACCCGTCTGGCAACCGGTGCGATCGACTCCAAAATCATTCAGAGCTACAAGGTGCTGCCGCTGCTCAAGCGCGGCAATCGCCTGGTCGTGGCCACCGCAGATCCCGCCGATCACGAGGCAGAGGACAAGATCAAGTTTCAGTCGCAGGCACAGATCGAGCTGGTCGTCGTCGAGTATGACAAGCTGACGCGCATCATCGAGCAGGCTGGGCAGTCGGCCAACAGCCAGATTTCGGCGCTGGTCGGCGAAGATTTCGATCTGGGCGACCTTAGCGATGGCAGCGAGGCCCCGGAGGCCAAGGAACAGGCCAACGAGGTTGACGATGCTCCCGTGGTGCGCTTTCTGCAGAAGATGCTGATTGATGCCATCAATATGCGGGCATCCGACCTGCATTTCGAGCCTTTCGAGCACTTCTACCGGATCCGGTTTCGCGTCGACGGCGAACTACGCGAAATTGCCCAGCCGCCAGCCTCGATCAAAGAGAAGCTCGCCTCGCGCATCAAGGTGATTTCCAAGCTCGACATTGCCGAGCGCCGGGTGCCCCAGGATGGGCGCATGAAGCTGCGAATCAGCCCCGAGAAATCCATCGACTTTCGCGTCAGCACGCTACCCACCCTTTACGGCGAGAAGATCGTGATGCGGATTCTCGACTCGTCCGCAGCCAAGCTCGGCATCGACGCGCTGGGTTACGAGCCCGAGGAACGCGAAAAGCTTCTGCGGGCAATTCGGCGCCCCTACGGCATGATTCTGGTCACCGGGCCGACGGGCAGCGGCAAGACCGTTTCGCTCTACACCTGTCTGAATCTGCTCAACCAACCCGGGGTCAACATCGCCACGGCTGAAGATCCCGCAGAAATCAACCTGCCCGGCGTCAACCAGGTCAACGTCAATGAGAAGGCCGGCCTGACCTTCGCCAACGCGCTGCGCGCCTTCCTTCGCCAGGATCCGGACATCATCATGGTCGGGGAAATCCGCGATCTGGAAACCGCCGACATCTCGATCAAGGCAGCGCAAACCGGCCACCTGGTGCTGTCCACGGTGCACACCAACGACGCACCCACCACGCTGACCCGCTTGATGAACATGGGCGTTCCCGCCTTCAACATCGCCTCCAGCGTCATCCTCATCACGGCGCAGCGGTTGGCACGCAAGCTCTGCAATCAGTGCAAGACACCGGTTGACCTGCCTGCCGAAACCCTGCTTGAGGCGGGCTTCCAGGAAGAAGATCTCGACGGCAGCTGGAAGCCTTACAAGGCCGGAAAATGCAACGCCTGCGGCGGCTCGGGCTACAAGGGACGTGTCGGCATCTATCAGGTCATGCCGATTTCCGAGGAAATACAACGCATCATCCTTAATCACGGCACAGCCATGGACATCGCAGAGCAGGCGCGCAAGGAAGGCGTGCGCTCGCTGCGCGAGTCCGGGTTGATCAAGGTGAAACAGGGGGTCACCTCCCTGGAAGAAATCATCGCCGTGTCCAACGAGTAA
- a CDS encoding type II secretion system F family protein, whose product MATATARTAKEALFEWEGKDRQGKLQRGELRAGSEAIVSASLRRQGILVTKVKKRRLTSGKAIKAKDISTFTRQMSTMIKAGVPLLQSFDIVGRGHPNPNMARLIMDIRGDVETGTSLSNAFRKHPKYFDALYCNLVEAGETAGMLELVLDRLATYQEKSLAIRSKIKSALTYPIAVMVVAFVVVSIIMLFVVPVFTDVFSQFGASLPAPTLMVVAMSNFFVHYWYILFGTIFLGGYFFLQSWKKSIKMQESMDRLLLRVPVFGKLVRLGALARWTRTLATMFGAGVPLVEALDAVGGAAGNIVYLRATEKIQQDVSTGTSLTTSMQTQGVFPPLVIQLTSIGEESGSLDSMLSKAADIYEAEVDELVKNLSALLEPIIIVFLGVIIGGLVVAMYLPIFNLGKVVG is encoded by the coding sequence ATGGCTACAGCGACGGCGCGAACGGCGAAGGAAGCGCTTTTCGAGTGGGAAGGCAAGGACCGGCAGGGCAAGCTCCAACGCGGCGAACTGCGCGCGGGCAGCGAAGCCATCGTTTCCGCCTCACTGCGGCGCCAGGGCATTCTGGTCACCAAGGTCAAGAAGCGCCGGCTGACCAGCGGCAAGGCCATCAAGGCCAAGGACATTTCCACCTTCACGCGGCAGATGTCCACCATGATCAAGGCTGGCGTGCCGCTGCTGCAGTCTTTTGACATCGTCGGACGCGGACACCCCAACCCGAACATGGCCCGGCTGATCATGGACATCCGCGGCGACGTGGAAACCGGCACCAGCCTGTCCAACGCCTTTCGCAAGCATCCCAAATACTTCGACGCGCTCTACTGCAACCTGGTCGAAGCGGGCGAGACGGCCGGTATGCTCGAACTGGTGCTCGACCGTCTGGCCACGTATCAGGAAAAGTCGCTGGCCATCCGCAGCAAGATCAAAAGCGCGCTCACCTACCCGATTGCGGTGATGGTCGTGGCCTTCGTGGTCGTGTCCATCATCATGCTGTTCGTCGTGCCCGTGTTCACCGACGTGTTCTCGCAGTTCGGCGCGAGTCTGCCCGCCCCCACGCTGATGGTGGTGGCCATGTCCAATTTCTTCGTGCATTACTGGTACATCCTGTTCGGCACCATTTTTCTCGGCGGCTATTTCTTTCTGCAGTCGTGGAAGAAATCGATCAAGATGCAGGAAAGCATGGATCGCTTGCTGCTGCGCGTCCCCGTTTTCGGCAAACTGGTCCGGCTGGGCGCCCTGGCGCGCTGGACCCGCACGCTGGCCACGATGTTCGGCGCCGGGGTGCCGCTGGTCGAGGCGCTCGACGCCGTGGGCGGTGCCGCGGGCAATATCGTCTATCTCCGCGCCACCGAAAAGATTCAGCAAGATGTGTCGACAGGCACCAGTCTGACCACGTCGATGCAGACTCAGGGCGTGTTTCCGCCGCTGGTCATCCAGCTGACATCCATCGGTGAAGAGTCCGGCTCGCTCGATTCGATGTTGAGCAAGGCCGCCGACATCTACGAAGCCGAAGTGGACGAGCTGGTGAAAAACCTCTCCGCCCTGCTCGAGCCCATCATCATCGTGTTTCTGGGCGTGATCATCGGCGGATTGGTGGTGGCGATGTATCTGCCGATCTTCAACCTGGGCAAGGTCGTAGGCTGA
- a CDS encoding prepilin peptidase — MPDFSAAPLSFWIVAAGLIGLAVGSFLNVVIYRLPVMMERQWQADAHATLHPDDEAPPAERFDLAAPRSRCPSCGHAITWWENIPVLSFLFLRGKCSACGTAISWRYPLVELMTALLSAAVVVRWGASWDSVAYIALLWALIALALIDFDTTLLPDSITLPLLWLGLLWHAVLHPAQLSSAVWGAVVGYLALWIVYQGFKLLTGKEGMGFGDFKLLAALGAWFGVAALLPIILLSSICGAVIGIALQALKLTERGRPIPFGPFLAAAGILLLLIGPDTLVAMLLPSAGA, encoded by the coding sequence ATGCCCGATTTCAGCGCAGCGCCCCTGAGCTTCTGGATCGTGGCTGCCGGGCTGATCGGCCTGGCGGTGGGCAGCTTTCTGAACGTGGTCATCTATCGCCTGCCGGTGATGATGGAGCGGCAGTGGCAGGCCGATGCCCACGCCACCCTCCATCCCGATGACGAAGCCCCACCCGCCGAGCGCTTCGACCTTGCGGCACCGCGCTCGCGCTGCCCCTCCTGCGGCCATGCCATCACCTGGTGGGAAAACATTCCGGTTCTGAGTTTCCTGTTTTTGCGCGGCAAGTGTTCGGCCTGCGGCACGGCGATTTCGTGGCGCTATCCGCTGGTGGAGTTGATGACCGCCTTGCTCAGCGCCGCCGTGGTGGTTCGGTGGGGCGCAAGCTGGGACAGCGTGGCCTACATCGCCCTGCTCTGGGCGCTCATCGCCCTGGCCCTGATCGACTTCGACACCACCTTGCTGCCCGACAGCATCACCCTGCCCCTGCTTTGGCTCGGGCTACTGTGGCATGCGGTCCTGCATCCAGCGCAACTCTCCAGTGCGGTGTGGGGTGCGGTGGTCGGGTACCTGGCGCTGTGGATCGTGTACCAGGGATTCAAGCTGCTGACGGGCAAGGAGGGCATGGGCTTTGGTGACTTCAAGCTGCTGGCGGCGCTCGGCGCCTGGTTTGGCGTCGCGGCACTCCTGCCGATCATTCTGCTGTCCAGCATTTGCGGCGCCGTAATCGGCATTGCGCTGCAGGCGCTCAAGCTGACCGAGCGCGGACGGCCGATTCCCTTTGGCCCCTTCCTGGCCGCCGCCGGCATTCTTCTGCTGTTGATCGGGCCGGACACCCTGGTGGCGATGCTGCTGCCCAGCGCAGGGGCATGA
- the coaE gene encoding dephospho-CoA kinase (Dephospho-CoA kinase (CoaE) performs the final step in coenzyme A biosynthesis.) has product MKGAARLRVGLTGGIGSGKSAAADLFAAHGAVIVDADVIAHELTSSGGAAMPALVEAFGPDIRDNTGALDRAAMRQRAFADPEARALLESILHPRIGSVMRQAAAERPGDYLVLVVPLLVEHLDRWRPQIDRLCVVDCPPEVQLARVQARSGLAAEMIEAIMSTQATRAQRLAVADDVLDNRGDREHLSRQVDALHARYRSFVHKN; this is encoded by the coding sequence ATGAAGGGCGCAGCGCGTCTGCGCGTCGGCCTCACCGGAGGCATAGGTTCGGGCAAATCGGCAGCGGCGGATCTCTTTGCCGCGCATGGGGCCGTCATCGTCGATGCCGACGTCATCGCTCACGAACTCACCTCCTCAGGCGGCGCGGCCATGCCCGCGCTGGTCGAAGCGTTCGGCCCCGACATCCGAGACAACACCGGCGCCCTGGATCGCGCGGCGATGCGCCAGCGCGCGTTTGCCGATCCCGAAGCGCGCGCCCTCCTGGAATCCATCCTCCACCCCCGCATCGGGTCAGTCATGCGGCAAGCCGCAGCCGAACGGCCCGGCGACTATCTCGTGCTCGTCGTGCCCTTGCTGGTGGAACATCTGGATCGTTGGCGGCCGCAGATCGACCGGCTCTGCGTAGTCGACTGCCCGCCCGAGGTTCAACTTGCGCGGGTGCAGGCGCGCTCCGGCCTGGCGGCCGAAATGATCGAGGCCATCATGTCCACGCAGGCCACGCGAGCGCAGCGCCTGGCGGTGGCAGACGACGTGCTCGACAACCGCGGTGATCGGGAACACCTGTCCCGACAAGTCGATGCGCTGCATGCGCGCTATCGTTCATTCGTCCACAAAAATTGA
- the zapD gene encoding cell division protein ZapD: MILYEYPLHERVRTLLRLEHLFRRVDVLQQSALPEHHHFALITLFEIMDVAARQDLKSEILKELERQRQTFIAYRGNPAVAESALDAILGELDQAFQSLSQQQGRVGQSLQDNEWLMAIRSRANIPGGTCEFDLPAYYAWQHLPQQQRQSDLARWLQCFAPLASSVELLLRLLRDAGSTRKIQAVHGSYQQQLAGKTYQLLRLRIDGALGVVPEITGHRLMVSVRFMQPDAEWHMTPSADEVPFDMTLCP; the protein is encoded by the coding sequence GTGATTCTGTACGAATATCCCTTGCACGAACGTGTGCGCACGCTGCTCAGGCTGGAACATCTGTTCCGCCGCGTCGATGTGCTGCAGCAAAGCGCGCTGCCGGAGCATCATCATTTCGCACTGATCACCCTGTTCGAAATCATGGACGTCGCAGCGCGCCAGGATCTCAAATCGGAAATTCTCAAAGAGCTCGAACGCCAGCGGCAGACCTTCATCGCCTATCGGGGCAACCCGGCCGTGGCCGAGTCGGCCCTAGACGCCATTCTTGGCGAACTCGATCAGGCCTTTCAGTCCCTCAGTCAGCAGCAGGGCCGGGTTGGCCAGAGTCTGCAGGACAACGAATGGCTGATGGCGATCCGCAGCCGCGCCAACATTCCTGGTGGCACCTGCGAGTTCGATCTGCCGGCGTATTACGCCTGGCAACACCTGCCGCAGCAACAGCGCCAAAGCGATCTGGCACGCTGGCTTCAATGTTTCGCTCCACTTGCCAGCAGCGTGGAGCTGTTGTTGCGCCTGCTGCGCGACGCCGGCAGTACGCGCAAGATTCAGGCCGTCCACGGCAGCTATCAGCAGCAGCTCGCCGGCAAGACCTACCAGTTGCTGCGACTGCGCATCGATGGTGCCCTGGGCGTGGTTCCCGAAATCACGGGACACCGCCTCATGGTCTCGGTGCGCTTCATGCAGCCCGATGCCGAATGGCACATGACGCCCAGTGCCGATGAAGTGCCCTTCGACATGACCCTCTGCCCCTGA
- a CDS encoding DNA gyrase inhibitor YacG, giving the protein MASPSRTPSAATQRKVPCPHCGTPTVYSLDNPWRPFCSERCKSLDFGAWASESYRVQAKPDAADIEAMEQDLERRAQSPGQRH; this is encoded by the coding sequence ATGGCCTCGCCCTCTCGAACGCCGTCAGCGGCGACCCAGCGCAAGGTGCCCTGCCCGCACTGCGGCACGCCCACGGTCTACAGCCTGGACAATCCCTGGCGCCCCTTTTGCAGCGAACGCTGCAAGTCCCTCGATTTCGGCGCCTGGGCCAGTGAGAGCTACCGCGTGCAGGCCAAACCTGATGCGGCCGACATCGAGGCCATGGAGCAAGACCTGGAGCGCCGCGCCCAGAGCCCGGGCCAACGCCACTGA
- a CDS encoding NUDIX domain-containing protein: MMREDGAFLMASRPQGKPYAGYWEFPGGKLEAGESLRDALAREFEEELGVRVREAQFWRSLRVDYPHALVDLQFCRITAWEGEPQGREGQQLSWQTLPVTLSPVLPGALPVLEWLAEDPG; the protein is encoded by the coding sequence ATGATGCGGGAGGACGGGGCCTTTCTGATGGCGTCGCGTCCGCAGGGCAAGCCGTATGCGGGCTACTGGGAATTTCCAGGCGGCAAGCTCGAAGCGGGTGAATCGCTGAGGGACGCGTTGGCCCGGGAATTTGAGGAAGAGCTCGGGGTACGCGTGCGCGAGGCCCAGTTCTGGAGGAGCTTGCGAGTCGACTATCCCCATGCGCTGGTCGACCTGCAGTTCTGCCGCATCACGGCCTGGGAGGGCGAGCCTCAGGGCCGTGAGGGCCAGCAGTTGTCATGGCAGACGCTGCCGGTCACGCTCAGCCCTGTGCTGCCGGGTGCTCTGCCCGTGCTGGAATGGCTGGCCGAAGACCCAGGCTGA
- a CDS encoding ATP-binding protein — MPGTNRRTSPPRSPASKAAVETPASVDLSGPLLALFQRAHGLLDRLETLLPAPMSEPDWHASVAFRWVSKGGRKQLVPVHKLSPIAYDDLIGIEDQRRKVERNTRQFVQGKPANNVLITGSRGTGKSSLVKASLNKFARQGLRLIEVDKADLVDLPELTDLLAARPERFIVFSDDLSFEEGEPGYKALKSVLDGSVSATADNVLIYATSNRRHLMPEYLQENLSYKHLENGEIHPGEVVEEKISLSERFGLWVSFYPYSQDDYLRIAAHWLRAFGVTDRQMDKALQESLVWALERGSRSGRVAWQFARDWAGRGGK; from the coding sequence ATGCCCGGAACGAACCGACGTACCTCGCCTCCCCGATCACCTGCGTCCAAGGCGGCCGTTGAGACCCCAGCGTCCGTCGATCTGAGCGGCCCGCTTCTCGCGCTGTTCCAGCGGGCCCACGGCTTGCTCGACCGTCTGGAGACCCTGCTGCCTGCGCCCATGTCTGAGCCGGACTGGCATGCCTCGGTCGCGTTCCGCTGGGTCAGCAAGGGTGGGCGCAAGCAGTTGGTGCCGGTGCACAAGCTCTCGCCCATCGCGTACGACGATCTGATCGGCATCGAAGACCAGCGTCGCAAGGTCGAGCGCAATACGCGGCAGTTCGTCCAGGGCAAGCCGGCCAACAATGTGCTCATCACCGGCTCGCGCGGCACCGGCAAATCGTCTCTGGTGAAGGCCAGTCTGAACAAATTCGCGCGCCAGGGGCTGCGTCTGATCGAGGTGGACAAGGCCGATCTGGTCGACCTGCCCGAACTCACCGATCTGCTCGCGGCCAGGCCCGAGCGTTTCATCGTCTTCAGCGACGACCTTTCATTCGAGGAAGGCGAGCCGGGTTACAAGGCGCTCAAATCGGTGCTCGACGGCTCGGTCAGCGCCACGGCGGACAACGTGCTGATCTACGCAACCTCCAATCGGCGGCATCTCATGCCCGAGTATCTGCAGGAAAACCTGAGCTACAAGCATCTCGAGAACGGCGAGATCCACCCGGGAGAGGTGGTGGAGGAGAAGATTTCCCTGTCCGAACGCTTCGGGCTCTGGGTGAGTTTCTATCCCTACAGTCAGGACGACTATCTGCGCATCGCCGCGCACTGGCTGCGCGCGTTCGGCGTGACCGACAGGCAGATGGACAAGGCCTTGCAGGAGTCGCTGGTTTGGGCACTGGAGCGTGGTTCCCGTTCGGGCCGCGTGGCCTGGCAGTTCGCCCGCGACTGGGCAGGACGCGGCGGAAAGTGA
- the argJ gene encoding bifunctional glutamate N-acetyltransferase/amino-acid acetyltransferase ArgJ gives MAVNLQAPDPTQLLAIEGVLLGVSEAQIRKPGRKDLTVVQIAPGASVAGVFTQNRFCAAPVQVCREHLQSTGGHDVRALVINTGCANAGTGAQGLADARQTCVELASLLDVRPEQVLPFSTGVILELLPMQRLLAGLPGAMAAARSEGWADAATAIMTTDTLPKAASLRVVIDGVTVTLSGISKGAGMIRPNMATMLGFIATDCAVSPEVLQQLTRAAADDSFNSITIDGDTSTNDSLIVIATGKTSLPPITRADSAQAKALQTALTALAQRLAQAIVRDGEGATKFISVRVEGALSRDEARQVAYAVAHSPLVKTAFFASDPNLGRILAAVGYAGVHDLDVDGVDLYLDDVHVATRGGRHPDYREADGQRVMQQAEITVRIVLGRGAAAATVWTCDLSHDYVSINADYRS, from the coding sequence ATGGCCGTGAACCTTCAAGCCCCTGATCCCACCCAGCTACTGGCCATCGAGGGCGTTCTGTTGGGCGTCAGTGAGGCGCAGATCCGCAAGCCTGGGCGCAAAGACCTCACCGTGGTGCAGATCGCGCCCGGTGCGAGCGTGGCCGGCGTGTTCACTCAGAATCGATTCTGCGCCGCCCCGGTGCAGGTCTGCCGGGAGCATCTTCAAAGCACGGGCGGTCACGACGTGCGTGCCCTGGTCATCAATACCGGCTGTGCCAATGCGGGAACCGGCGCCCAGGGCCTGGCCGACGCGCGGCAGACCTGCGTGGAACTGGCCAGCCTGCTTGACGTACGGCCGGAGCAGGTGCTGCCGTTTTCCACCGGAGTGATTCTCGAGCTGCTGCCCATGCAACGCCTGCTCGCGGGCCTGCCGGGGGCGATGGCCGCCGCCCGCAGCGAAGGCTGGGCCGATGCGGCGACCGCCATCATGACCACCGACACGCTGCCCAAAGCGGCCAGCCTGCGGGTGGTGATCGATGGGGTCACGGTGACGCTGAGCGGCATCAGCAAGGGGGCGGGCATGATTCGCCCCAATATGGCGACCATGCTTGGCTTCATCGCCACCGATTGCGCCGTCAGCCCCGAGGTTCTGCAGCAGCTCACCCGCGCCGCGGCAGACGACTCGTTCAACAGCATCACCATCGACGGCGACACCTCGACCAACGATTCGCTCATCGTCATCGCCACGGGCAAGACCTCTTTGCCCCCGATCACGCGCGCCGACAGCGCGCAGGCCAAGGCGCTGCAGACCGCGCTCACCGCGCTGGCGCAGCGGCTTGCCCAGGCCATCGTGCGCGACGGCGAAGGCGCGACCAAGTTCATCAGTGTCCGAGTCGAGGGCGCCCTGAGCCGGGACGAGGCACGGCAGGTGGCCTATGCCGTGGCGCACTCGCCGCTGGTGAAGACCGCCTTTTTCGCCAGCGACCCGAATCTGGGGCGCATTCTGGCCGCCGTGGGTTATGCCGGCGTGCACGATCTGGACGTGGATGGCGTCGATCTCTATCTCGACGACGTGCATGTCGCCACGCGCGGCGGCCGCCATCCCGATTACCGCGAGGCAGACGGACAGCGCGTGATGCAGCAGGCCGAGATCACCGTGCGCATCGTGCTCGGCCGTGGCGCCGCAGCGGCGACGGTGTGGACCTGCGACCTGTCGCACGACTATGTGTCCATCAATGCCGATTACCGCTCCTGA
- a CDS encoding SEC-C metal-binding domain-containing protein: MAATASAALATPQENPYPKVGRNDPCPCGSGKKYKHCHGKLS; this comes from the coding sequence ATGGCCGCGACCGCTTCGGCGGCGTTGGCGACTCCGCAGGAGAATCCCTACCCCAAGGTCGGGCGCAACGACCCCTGCCCCTGCGGCAGCGGCAAGAAGTACAAGCATTGCCACGGCAAGCTGAGCTGA
- a CDS encoding DciA family protein, with the protein MPTHRPRTASPTPTFAPKGVGSLSAWARVTQPIAALQDAASQSHQMWLCVRPLLPQALLEGVRAGRWHDGVWSLTASSSAVAAKLSQFKPTLLHQLRAQGHDVRDIRIRVQPQGAQAAPMAAAATLEPLCPPAVKARLQALLRRGD; encoded by the coding sequence ATGCCCACCCATCGCCCCCGCACCGCCTCGCCGACCCCGACTTTCGCCCCGAAGGGCGTCGGATCCCTGTCGGCCTGGGCCCGGGTGACGCAGCCCATCGCGGCCCTGCAGGACGCCGCGAGTCAGTCGCACCAGATGTGGCTGTGCGTCCGACCTTTGCTGCCTCAGGCCCTCTTGGAAGGGGTCAGGGCGGGGCGGTGGCATGACGGGGTGTGGAGTCTGACGGCCAGTTCCAGCGCGGTGGCGGCCAAGCTCAGCCAGTTCAAGCCGACGCTGCTGCACCAACTCAGGGCCCAAGGCCACGACGTTCGCGACATTCGCATCCGGGTGCAGCCCCAGGGCGCTCAGGCGGCCCCCATGGCCGCCGCAGCCACGCTGGAGCCGCTTTGCCCGCCCGCGGTCAAGGCTCGCTTGCAAGCCCTTCTGCGTCGCGGCGACTGA
- the lpxC gene encoding UDP-3-O-acyl-N-acetylglucosamine deacetylase, translating into MLAQRTIQSVNRAVGVGLHSSERVELALRPAPPDTGIVFTRTDLSEPVEIPLNPFAVVDTRMATTLGRDNVKIHTVEHLLSACSGLGIDNLYIDVTAEEIPILDGSASSFVYLLQSAGIALQNAPKRFIRVRKPVELRLGQGADQKWARLEPYDGFKLSFDIDFDHPAVDQTAQSTVFDLGRDSYVKDIARARTFGFMRDVETLRERGLALGGSMENAIVMDEYRVLNQEGLRFDDEFVKHKTLDAIGDLYVAGKALIGAYSAFRSGHAVNNLLLRELFADESSYEIVSFDDANRAPAGFRAIPTFAF; encoded by the coding sequence ATGTTGGCGCAACGCACCATTCAATCCGTCAATCGCGCCGTCGGCGTCGGCCTGCACAGCAGCGAACGAGTGGAACTCGCCCTGCGTCCGGCTCCGCCCGATACGGGCATCGTGTTCACCCGCACCGATCTGAGCGAGCCCGTCGAGATCCCACTCAATCCGTTCGCCGTGGTCGATACCCGCATGGCCACGACGCTGGGCCGTGACAATGTGAAGATCCATACCGTCGAGCACCTGCTTTCGGCCTGCTCCGGTCTGGGCATCGACAATCTGTATATCGACGTCACCGCGGAGGAAATTCCCATCCTCGACGGCTCGGCGTCGTCGTTCGTTTATCTGCTGCAGTCCGCGGGCATCGCGCTGCAGAACGCGCCCAAGCGATTCATCCGCGTGCGCAAGCCGGTGGAGTTGAGATTGGGGCAGGGCGCCGACCAGAAGTGGGCACGGCTGGAGCCCTACGACGGTTTCAAGCTGAGCTTCGACATCGATTTCGACCATCCCGCCGTCGATCAGACGGCGCAGTCCACAGTGTTCGATCTGGGGCGCGATTCGTATGTGAAAGACATCGCGCGCGCCCGCACTTTCGGGTTCATGCGCGACGTCGAAACCCTGCGCGAGCGCGGACTTGCCCTGGGCGGCAGCATGGAAAACGCCATCGTGATGGACGAGTACCGCGTCCTCAACCAGGAGGGCCTGCGCTTCGACGACGAGTTCGTGAAGCACAAGACCCTCGATGCCATCGGCGATCTCTACGTGGCGGGCAAAGCCCTGATCGGGGCCTACAGCGCCTTTCGCAGCGGCCATGCGGTCAACAACCTGCTGCTGCGCGAGCTCTTCGCCGACGAATCCAGTTACGAGATCGTCAGCTTCGACGACGCAAACCGCGCGCCGGCGGGGTTTCGCGCCATTCCCACCTTCGCGTTCTGA